ATCACCCGCCATCGCAATCATTCTCTTGATATTTTCTTCTATCCGGTCAGGGTAAAGCAACACGGACGGCGTAAAAACAGATGATTCATTGGTAACAGAATACCACATATCAGGCTTCTTCGTGTAGTTCGAAAATACATTCTACCTCCACAGCAATGTTGCCGGGAAGAAACACACCAACGGCGCTGCGGGCACCTTTGCCGTTTTCTTCGTCAAAAACATTGACCATAAACTGGCTAAAACCGTTGATGACTTGGGGGTGTTGTTCGAATTCAGGGTAACAGTTGACCATTCCCAGCGTTTTAATCAGACGTTTGATTTTCCCCAAATCCCCGATTCGCGCTTTGATGGTTGCCAACATAGCCAGCCCTACCTGACGGGCAGCGACTTGACCTTCTTCCACCGTTAAATCGCGTCCAACTTTCCCTTTGATTAATTGCTTGTCGCTTTTCAGCGGGCCTTGTCCGGAAACATAAAGGTGGTTGCCGGTAATAACGACCGGACGATAGATGCCGCCTAACGGAGGAGCGGGTGGTAATTCCAGTCCCAGTGCTTTAATTTTTTCTTCTACTGTGCTCATCTTAGTTTGGTTTATATAAAATGATTGATGATAAAAACACCTGCCAGACCGACCAGTGAAATGGTCGTTTCCATTACTGTCCAGGTCATAAAGGTTTCTTTCACCGAAAGGTTAAAGTACTCTTTAAACATCCAAAAGCCACCATCGTTCACGTGCGACAGCATTAAACTTCCTGAACCAATGGCCAGTACCATTAGTTCGGGCGACACGTGCGGTAGCGATGCCAACGGAAGAACGATCCCAGCTGCTGTCATTCCGGCTACGGTGGCTGAGCCGACTGACACCCGAATGACCGCGGCAATCAGCCAGGCGAGGAACAACGGAGACATCTGCGAATGCCGGAGCAATTCTCCCAAATACTCACTGATGCCGCTGGCGACCAGTACCTCTTTTAAACCTCCGGCTCCCGCCAGAATCAGCAATATCATAGCGATACTGGATACAGCGTGTGCCAGCCGGTCCATGATGTCGGGAATACGCTTTCCGCGACGGACGCCCAACGACCAAATAGCAAAAAGTACGGAGAGCAACATCGCCAGAACTGGATTCCCAATGCCTTCAATGTATGGATAAATGGCGTTTTCTTTTGGGATGAAATGATTTGCTATTCCCGAAAAAGCAATCAGAATAACGGGCATCAGAGCGGTCAGAATACTGATGAATGTTGACGGTAGATCCTTTTCGTCCAATACTTCATGGCCGGTAAAATCCGCCAGCGGTTTCGCTTTGATTTTTTTGAAGCGGGGAGAGAGTATCGGTCCGGCGATGATGATGGCCGGAATGGCAATGAGCAAACCGAGCATCATGGTATCACCGATATCAGCATGAAACATGGCTGCTATGGCCGTGGGAGCGGGGTGTGGCGGCAGATAGCCATGTGTTACTGAAAGAGACGCCAGCATAGGCAACCCGACCAGGAGCAAAGGAAGCCCCGTTGCCTCGGCAATGGTGAAGGCGATGGGTATGAGGATGACAAAGCCGACGGAATAGAACATGGGGATACCGACAATAAAGCCGGTTAACATCAGGGCCCAGTGGATTCGCTTCAAACCAAAGGCTCCGACCAATGTTTGAGTAATTTGCTGTGCCGCACCGCTGTCGGCCACGAGTTTACCCAGCATGGCTCCAAATCCCAGAATCAACACCAGCAAGCCGAGCGTTTCGCCCATTCCTTTTTTCAATGCATCGATAATGGCATTGAGAGGTAACCCCATGGCCAGTCCAACAAAAAGGCAAACCAACGTGAACGAAATAAAGGCATTGAGCTTGAACACCGTAATCAACAGCAGGAGCAGGAGAACACCCGTCAGGACAATTAGTAAAGGCATCATAAGGCAGCAGATTGGTAAGGGCTGTTAAATCCAAACCTATTTAATCCGGATATGGAGCCCGTTTGCTTTTGTCCTTAAAATTAAGTGCCTCTCCGGATTTACCAACTCTTTACAAAACAAATAGAGGAAATCCGGCGGTTTCTTTAAGTTGGAGTTAATTTCCGATTGATTAGATATGGATGCCAAAATATTTCAATGTCATCACATATAGCCAATATGCCAGGGCGGTAAAGATCACGGAAAGAAATAAGGCAATCCAAAAGCTGAGCCCACTTTTGACTAACAGGGGAAAGGAAATTAAAAAGACATAACTGGGAATAACAGCCAGAAGAACATTCCAGGAAAGACTCATAACTTTTCCAACGTCATGCGTGTCAAGATACAACCAAATCATAGCCAAAAACGTAGTCAGCGGAAGCGACGCATATATGGCCGCCATAATCGAGTTGCGTTTTCCAACTTCCGAAATGGTAACAATCAGGATAGAGGTTAGCAGTACTTTAATGATATATCTGAGCATCATCAGGGTGTTTTGTTTGTGATTGAATATTCTTACGTAAATTATATTCTTTAAGTTCAGTTCAGCGAAAAATATTTGATCAATAACACAACGGCCCCGACTACCAGGAACAGGTCGAGTTGTACTTTCAGCTTCAGTAAGCCAAACAAACCATAAAAGAGTCCGGCAATGACGAAAGCCAATGAGATGTAGGCTGAATTCAACCCGTTAAAAACCAATAGAAATCCAATGACAACCGACAGGGTGGGACAGGGAATTAAACCAGCGGGCGAGGCGTACAGATAACCGATGTGAGAATTGGTTTCGATGAAATGGGGATAAACCAAACCAAAAGCCATTATGAGGATTCCGGCTACGACAAACGGCTTTTGCGACATAGTTACAGGTAAACCAGATATTTGCATGCTAAAAATGAAGACTATGATGGCCAAAACGGTAAACGAAGTTCCATTAAAGGGATTTCCTCTCATCCAGGCCAGCAGAGCTACCGTCAGCAACGGAAGGCACAAAATGCTTGCCAGTAACTGGTTCGAAGGTTTCCAACCAGCCAGCAGGGCGACAATCAAAATATAGAAAAGGAGATGCCAGATTTTAGCCAGCGTGACATAATCATTTGCAATGGCATGTAGTCCGTCAAGAATCTCTTCAGCTTTCGGCATGATTTCTCGTTTCAGGTTCGGAAGAAGTTATTTCCCTTGAAATTAAGAACTTTAACAGAGAACCCGAAAGCAAAAGAGAAAAACGTTGACGATTGCTATAGTAATGTCATCAACTCTGAAGGATGTGCAACGGTTTTCTTCGCACCGTTGGCGCGCAGCTCTTCTTCACCCCGAAAACCCCACAGAACACCAACGGCGTACATTCCGGCGTTATTGGCAGTTTGCATATCCACGTCCGTGTCGCCTACGTAAATCATCTCTTTCGGGTCGATCCCCATTTCCTTGCTCATTTGGAGCGCTTTCTGCGGGTTGGGTTTTTTCAGACTTTCATCTGTCAGCCCGGCGATGATGGTAAAATACTCTTCGGGAAGAAGTGTTCTGGCGGTCTGTTGCGTCATTTCATCGGCTTTGTTGGAAAGGATGGCGAGTTTTAAATCGCGGGCAGACAGTTCGTCCAGCAAATCGGTAACCCCATCGTACGGACGGGTCTTGTTAACGCAATTTTTCTTGTAAAGACTGTACATTGTTTCGAAGTAAGCCCGGATGGTTGCTTCATCCCGTTGCGATTCGGGCAAAGCTTCCCTTACTAAGTTTCTGATACCACTACCGACAAATAGCCGATAAGCCTCGTTATCGTGGGTGGGCAGGTTGTTCTCGCTGAGCACCCGGTTCATCGAATCGGCAATATCTTCGATGGTATCGAGCAACGTACCATCCAAATCGAAAATAATTCCTTTAAAAGACATGAGTTCTGTTTTTGTTCGCGGTTACATTCTGAAATGAATCGGCAAACTTACACAATTTGCAGGGGACATCACAAGAAGAGCTCTTCGTTTCGGATAGAAATCGAATACATCAATGTTTGGAAGAGGTTTCTGCAATTGTCCGTTCTATCCGCTTATCAGGAATCAGCCAGATGAGGGCGACAAGAATGTATATACCTCCGGAAAGCCATTGACTCAACCAGCTGGAACCGATGGCAATCAGGTACAATATCGGCGATATTTTCCCCTTGATATCTTTTCCAATGGCTTTTGCCAGAAGAGAAGTATGTCCGTGACTTTTGATGATCAGGTTTTGCAGGACGAAATAGGCTATCGCAGCCATTAACAGGACTACCCCATACAAGGCAAGAGGCGTGGGGCTGAATTGATTTTCGCCCATCCAGCCCGTCACAAACGGGATGAGTGAAAGCCAGAAAAGCAGATGCAAATTGGCCCATAAAATGCTGCCATTCACCCGCCTCACGGTGTGCATCATGTGGTGGTGATTGTTCCAGTAGATTCCCACGTAGATAAAGCTCAGTACATAACTCAGAAATACCGGGATTAGCGGCTTCAAATCAGCCAGCTCATGACCATGGGGTACTTTAATTTCCAGTACCATAATGGTAATGATAATCGCCAGCACTCCGTCGCTGAAGGCTTCCAAACGTCCTTTATTCATGTTTCAGGTGTGTAGGTTTTAGCCTTTTAACGTGATAAAGGCAACAAGGTTAACAATCCGGCTAACGGCCGAGGGCAGCCAACAATGAAAATACGAATTGCGTGCATGCCTTCAGCCTAATGAATAATGAGTAATCTATCTGAGTTTTATCGTCTGGAGTCTGGTGTCTTCTTTCTTAGCAAAAGAAAACGGGCCAAAGGCAAAAGCAAAGTAGAAGCGCAACCTGTAACCCGAAATACGAAGCCCGACAACAGGAACCACAGAAACTACAGAAACCGCGGAGCACAATCTGTAACTATTTAATAATTGTTCATTCCTCATTTCTCATTGCTCCTGCTCCTTTCACCTTCATCGGCAGCTTGTAAAAACCATGACTGGCGGTAATAAACAACGTTTTAAAATGAGGTCCACCGAAAGTTACATTGGCTGTCCAGTCCTGTTTCACGTCAATGTGGTCAATCTTTTGCCCCTGCTTGTTGAAGACGGTCACACCCTTTCCGGTGAGGTAGAGATTGCCTTCCGCGTCGAGCGTGAGGCCATCCGAGCCCATGTCGGTGAATAGCTTCCGGTCGGTCAGGTGACCGTTCTTTTCAATCTGATACACGTACGTTTTGTTGGCGCCTATATCGGCGACATACAACTGTTTGCCATCCGGTGAGCCAATGATGCCGTTGGGTTTCACCAGGTCGTCACCAACAATAATCACCTTATGACGGTCGGGCGTGAGGTAGTAAACACGCTGCTTTTTGATTGCTGGTTTTTTGCGTTTCCAATAGTCACGCTGATAGTATGGGTCGGTGAAATACATGCCGCCTTTTGGGGCAATCCATACGTCGTTGGGACCGTTGAGCCGGTGTCCCTTGAAATCTTTTATCAGCACGGTTACTTTCTTATCGGGAGAAATCGACCAAAGCTGGTCATGCAAATCGGCACAGGTGATGAGATTCCCCTTCCGGTCGAAATACATTCCGTTCGAACGTCCTGCATTGTCCATAAAAACCGATAGTTTGCCGGCTGTGCTGTATTTCCAGATTTTGTTGTTGGGCTGGTCGGTGAAATAAACATTTCCTTTGGCGTCAGCTGCCGGCCCTTCGGTAAAGGAAAACTTGCCGGGAATCAATTTCAACTGGGCGCCGTCGGCTATCACCGGGCTGTTTTGTGCATTGACAATCGGAGCGAAGCCCATGATTCCGGCCACTACAAGCGGCAAAATACGAATCAAACGGATGGATGAGAATAACTGCATGTATCAGAGGTTTTTGTTTATTATCGTTCAGTAAACCGCCATTTTTCAGGCGAACGAAAGATAGTATTTTCAACGGAAACTCAAGCTGAGAATGGGAGAAAGGGTGAAGTGGAGAGTGGGCGATTGGGGGCTTATCTAACAGCAACCACGAAGCGCAACCTGAAACCCTTTAATCAATTAATAATGAATAATGTGTAATGAATAATTGAAGAGGTGTAAGGAGTAAGGTATAGGATATAAAGTCAAACGTCAAAGGTCTAAAGCCACCTCCTAACAACAGCAACCACGAAACTCATCCGTGTGTATCCGTGAATTTAATCCGTGTCCATCCGTGGAGGTTTCTTACCACCTAAAAACTCTTTCCACAACAGTAACAAAAGAAACCACAGGAACCGCGAAGCCCAACCTGAAACCTCTTCTATTTCGCCATCGCCACCGCTTTCATCTCCTTCGGCATCTTCTCTATAGCATACCGAAGCGCTGTACGGGGCATCATCGCCTTGTTGCGCACCACATAGTCGAATACTTCCTGCTGGTGGGCCTGACTCGCGGCTTTCAGCATCCAGCCGTAACCTTTTTGCACCAGATCGTCCGTGTCGAGGAGTAAAATGTCCGCGATGGCTAGTATGTCTTCCAAAAACAGACCTCTTCGTGCCGGGATAATCAACGAAACGGCAGCGGCGCGTTTCACCCAGCGGTTTTCAGATCGCGCAAACGCCTTTAGTTGCGCCAGAAACTCCGGATACATCATTACAAAGTCGCCGATGGTGTGATTGCACAATGTATCGCACGAAGCCCAGTTGTTGACATAATTGGTTATCCACTTCGCGAACACAATGAAATCTTCCGGAACGTACTGTTTGCGAAGGGAGTAAGCCCAGTTGCAGGCTACAAATGACTCTTCCAGGTTGCCCGACTGCCACAACTGGTCACACAGGGCAAAAATATCGGTTTTGCTCTCTGTTTTGAGCTCTTTCCAGTACTCTTTGCTGATTTTACTGACGACCGCCGTTTTCACGCCGTACGATTTTAGTTCTCCCTTGAAGAATCGCTGCCCCGATATCCGGGTTTCTTCAGTTGCATTGCTTTGCAGTTCTTCGCGAAGGCCGGTGAGGATGTTGTTCATGTGGTAAAGATGAGTGTTTCCAAAAATTTACGCATAATTACTAATCTCAATCAGGTTGCCGTCCGGGTCGCGGAGGTAAAGCGAGCGGATTTTCCCGGTTGCGCCGGTCCGTTCCACAATGCCCTCGACAATCTTTACGCCCTTGCTGATGAGTTCGGCCTGTACCTCTTCAATGGCGGTGGTGCTGATAAGACAAATATCGGCCGAGCCGCAGGTGGGAGCGGAGGCTTTGGGCTCAAACTCTTTGCCTTTTGGGTGCAGGTTGATTTTCTGCCTTCCAAACGACAACGCTTTCCGGTTGTCCCCGAAAACCACCAGTTCCATACCGAGTATTTCGGTGTAAAATTCGATGGTTGCCGCCATGTTGGCAACGGTCAGGACGATATGGTCGATGTGATTGATTTTCATGAAGTAGATTGATTGAAATTCAATTAGAGGGTTAACGTTTGTTTTGCTTTATAGTGACTTATTATTTCAAAATTAAGGGATATAACCCAATCTTTCGGTACCATTTAGATTGTCTTTCATCTTTTTGTTTCACTGGTTCTCTAAATTAACGATTCACCACTTTCTTTTCGTATCCGACATTGTCCTTCACCCAATAACTTTTCAACACCCCAACGTTCATATAAAATAAAACACAGCAAAATCCCAATAAAATAAAGTGCTATATCACTCTCTATCCAATCCCTCCTTTTAAACATAGGCAACCGTTCGTCCTCTGAAAAATCCGACAAACGAAAATTTTTTCCCGCCAGGTTCGTCAGGAATTTTACGGGCCAAACTGATTTTGATCGCGTCGCCCAAAAATTCTCTTGCCGGTCAAGCGCTCCCGATCGTATTTCTAAAATTTTTTTGGTCGACGAGTTGATTCTGAATTCACTCCTGAAAGCTTTTAGGGAGGCGAACTGCTCCAAAAGTTGTTTCTGAAGACTTTTAGGTCGGTAAATCATTCCGGATTTTGCCCCTAAAAAGTTTTAGGTCGGTAAATAGGTTCTGAATTGGTCCCTGAAGAGTTTTAGATCGAAAAAAAT
This Prolixibacter sp. NT017 DNA region includes the following protein-coding sequences:
- a CDS encoding RidA family protein produces the protein MSTVEEKIKALGLELPPAPPLGGIYRPVVITGNHLYVSGQGPLKSDKQLIKGKVGRDLTVEEGQVAARQVGLAMLATIKARIGDLGKIKRLIKTLGMVNCYPEFEQHPQVINGFSQFMVNVFDEENGKGARSAVGVFLPGNIAVEVECIFELHEEA
- a CDS encoding gluconate:H+ symporter yields the protein MMPLLIVLTGVLLLLLLITVFKLNAFISFTLVCLFVGLAMGLPLNAIIDALKKGMGETLGLLVLILGFGAMLGKLVADSGAAQQITQTLVGAFGLKRIHWALMLTGFIVGIPMFYSVGFVILIPIAFTIAEATGLPLLLVGLPMLASLSVTHGYLPPHPAPTAIAAMFHADIGDTMMLGLLIAIPAIIIAGPILSPRFKKIKAKPLADFTGHEVLDEKDLPSTFISILTALMPVILIAFSGIANHFIPKENAIYPYIEGIGNPVLAMLLSVLFAIWSLGVRRGKRIPDIMDRLAHAVSSIAMILLILAGAGGLKEVLVASGISEYLGELLRHSQMSPLFLAWLIAAVIRVSVGSATVAGMTAAGIVLPLASLPHVSPELMVLAIGSGSLMLSHVNDGGFWMFKEYFNLSVKETFMTWTVMETTISLVGLAGVFIINHFI
- a CDS encoding DUF3147 family protein; its protein translation is MMLRYIIKVLLTSILIVTISEVGKRNSIMAAIYASLPLTTFLAMIWLYLDTHDVGKVMSLSWNVLLAVIPSYVFLISFPLLVKSGLSFWIALFLSVIFTALAYWLYVMTLKYFGIHI
- a CDS encoding HAD family hydrolase produces the protein MSFKGIIFDLDGTLLDTIEDIADSMNRVLSENNLPTHDNEAYRLFVGSGIRNLVREALPESQRDEATIRAYFETMYSLYKKNCVNKTRPYDGVTDLLDELSARDLKLAILSNKADEMTQQTARTLLPEEYFTIIAGLTDESLKKPNPQKALQMSKEMGIDPKEMIYVGDTDVDMQTANNAGMYAVGVLWGFRGEEELRANGAKKTVAHPSELMTLL
- a CDS encoding TMEM175 family protein, producing MNKGRLEAFSDGVLAIIITIMVLEIKVPHGHELADLKPLIPVFLSYVLSFIYVGIYWNNHHHMMHTVRRVNGSILWANLHLLFWLSLIPFVTGWMGENQFSPTPLALYGVVLLMAAIAYFVLQNLIIKSHGHTSLLAKAIGKDIKGKISPILYLIAIGSSWLSQWLSGGIYILVALIWLIPDKRIERTIAETSSKH
- a CDS encoding SMP-30/gluconolactonase/LRE family protein — protein: MQLFSSIRLIRILPLVVAGIMGFAPIVNAQNSPVIADGAQLKLIPGKFSFTEGPAADAKGNVYFTDQPNNKIWKYSTAGKLSVFMDNAGRSNGMYFDRKGNLITCADLHDQLWSISPDKKVTVLIKDFKGHRLNGPNDVWIAPKGGMYFTDPYYQRDYWKRKKPAIKKQRVYYLTPDRHKVIIVGDDLVKPNGIIGSPDGKQLYVADIGANKTYVYQIEKNGHLTDRKLFTDMGSDGLTLDAEGNLYLTGKGVTVFNKQGQKIDHIDVKQDWTANVTFGGPHFKTLFITASHGFYKLPMKVKGAGAMRNEE
- a CDS encoding DNA alkylation repair protein, which encodes MNNILTGLREELQSNATEETRISGQRFFKGELKSYGVKTAVVSKISKEYWKELKTESKTDIFALCDQLWQSGNLEESFVACNWAYSLRKQYVPEDFIVFAKWITNYVNNWASCDTLCNHTIGDFVMMYPEFLAQLKAFARSENRWVKRAAAVSLIIPARRGLFLEDILAIADILLLDTDDLVQKGYGWMLKAASQAHQQEVFDYVVRNKAMMPRTALRYAIEKMPKEMKAVAMAK
- a CDS encoding VOC family protein gives rise to the protein MKINHIDHIVLTVANMAATIEFYTEILGMELVVFGDNRKALSFGRQKINLHPKGKEFEPKASAPTCGSADICLISTTAIEEVQAELISKGVKIVEGIVERTGATGKIRSLYLRDPDGNLIEISNYA